TACTTCTCTTACTGGTTCTGGAACGTATTCGTCAAGAGCGTTTACAAGTTCGTAGATTGGTTGACAGTCTGGGCAGTCTGCAGATGTACACTCAAGTGCTTTAAGAGCGGAACCTCTGATTACAGGAACTTCGTCTCCTGGGAATCCATATTCGTTGAGGAGTTCTCTTACTTCAAGTTCAACGAGTTCAAGGAGTTCTTCGTCGTCTACCATGTCACACTTGTTGAGGAATACAACGATGTAAGGAACGTTAACTTGTCTTGCAAGGAGAACGTGTTCTCTTGTTTGAGGCATTGGACCGTCAGCAGCGGATACTACAAGGATAGCACCGTCCATTTGAGCGGCACCGGTGATCATGTTCTTGATGTAGTCGGCGTGTCCTGGGCAGTCAACGTGAGCGTAGTGGTATTTGTCAGATTCGTATTCAACGTGAGCAGTAGCGATAGTGATACCTCTTTCTCTTTCTTCTGGAGCTTTATCGATTTGGTCGTAAGCTACTTCTTGTGCAAGACCTTTTAGAGAAAGGCAGTGTGTGATTGCTGCTGTGAGGGTTGTTTTTCCGTGGTCAACGTGTCCAATTGTTCCCACGTTCTTGTGGGGCTTCTTCCTCTCAAATTTTTGCTTCGCCATGATTTATCCTCCTAAAATTTCCTTATTGATTTTTAAAAGACCAAGCGGCGTAAAATTATATGCAAAAATAAAAATTTGTAAAGGGGGAAGCCGTTGAGACTTCCCACCTCAAAAACTCTTAATTACCTGTTCTTTCTCCGATTATCTGCTCAGCAACGTTTGGTGGAACTTCTTCATAATGGCTAAACTTCATAATATAAGTTGCTCTACCTTGAGTCATAGAACGAAGATCAGTAGCATATCCAAACATCTCAGCAAGAGGTACAAGAGCTCTAATCACTTGAGCATTACCTCTTGCTTCCATTCCTTGAACTCTACCACGACGCTTGTTTAGGTCTCCAATAACATCTCCCATGAACTCTTCAGGAGTTGTAACTTCAACTTCCATGATTGGTTCAAGAAGAACAGGATCCGCTTTTTTAGCACCTTCCTTGAAGGCGATAGAAGCAGCAATCTTAAACGCCATTTCAGAGGAGTCAACTTCGTGGTAAGAACCATCAAAGAGAGTAACCTTGATATCTGTCATTGGATAACCGGCAACAACTCCTGTTTCCATAGCTTCTTTCACACCAGCTTCAACAGCTGGAATGTACTCTTTTGGAACAACCCCACCCTTAATTGTTTCATGGAATTCAAATCCTTCTCCTCTTCCAAGTGGCTCAATCTTAAGCCATACGTGACCGTACTGACCTCTACCACCTGTCTGCTTAATGAATTTACCTTCGGAAGTAACTTCTTTTCTAATTGTTTCTCTGTAAGCAACCTGTGGTCTACCAACGTTAACATCTACTTTGAATTCTCTTTTTAGTCTGTCAACAATAATTTCAAGGTGAAGTTCACCCATACCGGAAATAATTGTCTGTCCTGTTTCGTGGTCAACAGAAACTCTAAATGATGGGTCTTCCTTTGCAAGCTTTTGAAGAGCGATAGAAAGCTTTTCTTGGTCTGCCTTTGTCTTTGGTTCTACAGCAACGGAAATAACAGGTTCTGGGAACTCCATAGCCTCTAAGAGGATTGGATGGTCTGGATCGCAGAGTGTATCTCCTGTTGTTGTATCTCTTAAACCAACAGCTGCTGCGATGTCTCCAGCACCAAGAACTGGGATTTCCTCTCTCTTGTTAGCGTGCATACGGAGGATTCTTGCAAGTCTTTCTTTCTTATCCTTTGTAGCGTTGTAAACGTAAGAACCTGATTCCATTAAACCAGAGTAAACTCTAATAAATGTAAGTTGTCCAACGTATGGGTCTGTGAGGATCTTAAAAGCAAGAGCTGAGAATGGTTCATCATAAGAAGCCTTTCTTTCTTCTTCTTCTCCAGTCTTTGGATTTACCCCTTTTACTGGAGGTATATCAAGTGGAGATGGTAGGTAATCCACTATTGCATCAAGAAGTGGCTGAACACCTTTGTTTTTGAATGCAGAACCGCAAAGCATTGGGAAGAATTTAAGTTCAATTGTTCCTTTTCTTAGTGCTTGCTTTATTTCTTCTTCAGTAATCTCCTCCCCTTCTAAGTACTTCATCATTAATTCTTCATCTACATCTGCAATAGCTTCAAGCATCTTTTCACGCCACTCTTCAGCAACAGGGAGGAGATCATCCGGAATATCTTCATAGTGGAACTTAGCTCCGAGAGTTTCTTCATCCCAGATGATAGCTTTCATAGAAATAAGGTCTACAACACCCTTGAAGTTGTCTTCAGCACCTACGGGTATTTGAACAGGAACAGGCTTTGCTCCAAGCTTTTCTTCAACATCGGCTACTACTGCAAAGAAGTCCGCTCCAATTCTGTCCATTTTGTTAACAAAAATAATTCTTGGAACTCTGTACTTATCAGCCTGTCTCCAAACTGTCTCTGTCTGTGGCTGAACTCTACCAACAGAACAAAGGATTGTTACAGCACCGTCAAGAACACGAAGGGAACGTTCAACTTCAATTGTAAAGTCAACGTGTCCAGGGGTATCAACTATGTTAATTCTGTGATCTCTCCAAAAACATGTTGTCGTCGCAGAAGTAATTGTGATACCCCTTTCCTTTTCCTGTTCCATCCAGTCCATTTCGGCGGCACCTTCGTGCACCTCACCGATCTTGTGAATCCTACCTGTATAGTAAAGGATACGTTCTGTTGTTGTTGTCTTTCCTGCGTCAATGTGAGCAATAATTCCAATGTTTCTAACTTTTTCCAAAGGAACCTTAATTTGCTTAATCAAAGCTTGATTCTTACTCAACTTAGCCTCCTACACCTCTTTGGTTTACCACCTGTAATGAGCAAAAGCCTTGTTAGCTTCAGCCATTCTGTGGGTATCTTCTTTCTTCTTGTAAGCTCCGCCCCTCTCGTTATAAGCGTCAATAAGTTCGTTTGCAAGCTTATTAACCATTCCGCGCTCAGAACGAGCACGTGCAGCGTCCACGATCCACTTTAAAGCAAGATGTATTTGTCTTCTTTCATTTACTTCCATTGGTACCTGATATGTAGCACCACCAACACGGCGTGGACGTACTTCCATAATTGGTTTTACGTTTTCTACTGCTTTGTGAAATACTGCAAGTGGATCTTCTCCAAGCTTTTCTCTAATGATCTCAAAAGCACCGTAAACGATCTTTTCAGCTTTACTCTTTTTACCGTCCTTCATAACCTTGTTAATAAGCTTAGCTACAAGCTTGTCTCCATAAACTGGGTCTGTAAGAATTTCTCTTGGTGGAACAGGTCCTTTCCTTGGCATGTCCTTCCTCTCCTAATTATTTTTTCTGATCTTTAGGTCTTTTTGTTCCATACTTGGATCTTGATTGTCTTCTACCCTCAACGCCTGCAGCGTCAAGAGCTCCACGAATGATCTTGTAACGAACACCTGGAAGGTCCTTAACCCTTCCACCCCTTACAAGAACTACAGAGTGTTCTTGTAGGTTGTGTCCAATTCCTGGAATGTAAGCTGTTACTTCAATACCGTTAGAGAGCCTTACCCTTGCTACCTTACGGAGAGCAGAGTTTGGCTTCTTTGGTGTAGTTGTAAAAACTCTAATACATACCCCTCTCTTTTGAGGGCACCCTTGAAGAGCTGGGGCTTTGGAACGTTTAACTTTCTTCTCACGCCCCTTTCTTACAAGCTGGTTAATTGTGGGCATACTACTCCTCCTATTTTAGTTTGCGGGCTGAATATAAACAAAGGAAAAAGAGTTTGTCAAGAAAGATGATAATCCCCAAAAGTAAAAAAGCAAGCTTCCATAAAACTCCAAATGTAATAAAAGTTAACAACTTTTCTGCTTTCTTCTTTCTAACCTATCAAGTGCCTCCAAAAATGCTAAAGCTGATGCTCTAACAATGTCCGCATCTACTCCTCTACCGCTGACCCTAATTCCTTCTCCCTCAATAGTAAGGTAAACTTCAGCAAGAGCATCTGTACCGGCTGTAAGAGCTCTTATCTTAAAGTCTTTTAGAACAATTTTATCTTCTAAACCTAACGCATTCTTTATTGCCTTATAAGTAGCATCTACCGGTCCATTTCCAACGGCAAGTCCAAGCTTTTCCCCTTCTAAAGTCTTTACTTTCACAGTAGCAGAAGGGATTATTCCCTTACCGCTTACAGCTTGGTTATAAACTAAATCAAAAATCTTTTCTCTTTCTCCCTCAAGTCCTTCAACTATAAGTTCAATATCAACATCGTAAATTTCTTTTTTACGGGAAGCAAGTTCTTTGAATTTCGTAAATGCCTTCTCTATTTGTTCTTCGGAAAGCTTTATTCCCATCTCTTCAAGCTTTTTCTTAAAGGCGTGTCTTCCAGAATGCTTACCAAGAACAATCTTTGACTCTTTTAATCCAATATCTTCTGGCTTCATAATTTCGTAGGTTTCCCTTTTTGCAAGAACTCCATGCTGGTGTATTCCAGATTCGTGGGCAAACGCATTCTCTCCAACTATTGGTTTATTACGAGCAATCATCATTCCCGTTAATCTGCTTACAAGCTGGGAGGTTCTGTAGATTTGTGTTGTATCAATGTCTGTATAAACTGGAAACTGATCAGACCTAACTTTTATAGCCATAACTATTTCTTCCATAGCAGCATTTCCGGCTCTTTCACCGATACCGTTTATAGTGCACTCAACCTGTCTTGCCCCAGCTTTAACAGCCATTAAAGAATTTGCAGTAGCAAGCCCCAAGTCATTGTGGCAGTGAACACTAATAATTGCTTTATCTATATTTGGAACATTCTCCTTAATAGCCAAGATTCTTTCGTACCACTCATCAGGTATTGCATAACCTACGGTATCCGGAATGTTTACAACTTTTGCTCCAGCTTCAATTACAGCTTCTAAAACTTCAAAAAGGTACTTTAAATCTGTTCTACCAGCATCTTCAGCAGAAAACTCTACTTCTGCCCTTCCCTCACTTACATCTTGAATAAGTCTTACAGCCTCAACAGCTCTTTTTAGGGCTTCCTCTCTTGACATTTTCAGTTTATACTTAAGATGAATGTCGGAAGTAGCAATAAAAGTATGAATTCTTGGTTTTTCAGCTTCTTTTAGAGCATCCCAAGCGACTTTTATATCCTGTT
The Desulfurobacteriaceae bacterium DNA segment above includes these coding regions:
- a CDS encoding GTP-binding protein codes for the protein MAKQKFERKKPHKNVGTIGHVDHGKTTLTAAITHCLSLKGLAQEVAYDQIDKAPEERERGITIATAHVEYESDKYHYAHVDCPGHADYIKNMITGAAQMDGAILVVSAADGPMPQTREHVLLARQVNVPYIVVFLNKCDMVDDEELLELVELEVRELLNEYGFPGDEVPVIRGSALKALECTSADCPDCQPIYELVNALDEYVPEPVREV
- the fusA gene encoding elongation factor G is translated as MSKNQALIKQIKVPLEKVRNIGIIAHIDAGKTTTTERILYYTGRIHKIGEVHEGAAEMDWMEQEKERGITITSATTTCFWRDHRINIVDTPGHVDFTIEVERSLRVLDGAVTILCSVGRVQPQTETVWRQADKYRVPRIIFVNKMDRIGADFFAVVADVEEKLGAKPVPVQIPVGAEDNFKGVVDLISMKAIIWDEETLGAKFHYEDIPDDLLPVAEEWREKMLEAIADVDEELMMKYLEGEEITEEEIKQALRKGTIELKFFPMLCGSAFKNKGVQPLLDAIVDYLPSPLDIPPVKGVNPKTGEEEERKASYDEPFSALAFKILTDPYVGQLTFIRVYSGLMESGSYVYNATKDKKERLARILRMHANKREEIPVLGAGDIAAAVGLRDTTTGDTLCDPDHPILLEAMEFPEPVISVAVEPKTKADQEKLSIALQKLAKEDPSFRVSVDHETGQTIISGMGELHLEIIVDRLKREFKVDVNVGRPQVAYRETIRKEVTSEGKFIKQTGGRGQYGHVWLKIEPLGRGEGFEFHETIKGGVVPKEYIPAVEAGVKEAMETGVVAGYPMTDIKVTLFDGSYHEVDSSEMAFKIAASIAFKEGAKKADPVLLEPIMEVEVTTPEEFMGDVIGDLNKRRGRVQGMEARGNAQVIRALVPLAEMFGYATDLRSMTQGRATYIMKFSHYEEVPPNVAEQIIGERTGN
- the rpsG gene encoding 30S ribosomal protein S7 produces the protein MPRKGPVPPREILTDPVYGDKLVAKLINKVMKDGKKSKAEKIVYGAFEIIREKLGEDPLAVFHKAVENVKPIMEVRPRRVGGATYQVPMEVNERRQIHLALKWIVDAARARSERGMVNKLANELIDAYNERGGAYKKKEDTHRMAEANKAFAHYRW
- the rpsL gene encoding 30S ribosomal protein S12 — translated: MPTINQLVRKGREKKVKRSKAPALQGCPQKRGVCIRVFTTTPKKPNSALRKVARVRLSNGIEVTAYIPGIGHNLQEHSVVLVRGGRVKDLPGVRYKIIRGALDAAGVEGRRQSRSKYGTKRPKDQKK
- a CDS encoding 2-isopropylmalate synthase — protein: MEKEKLYIFDTTLRDGEQTAGVNLTVDEKVQIAKQLERLGVDVIEAGFAISSPADFEAIRRISKEVKRSSVCSLARAVEQDIKVAWDALKEAEKPRIHTFIATSDIHLKYKLKMSREEALKRAVEAVRLIQDVSEGRAEVEFSAEDAGRTDLKYLFEVLEAVIEAGAKVVNIPDTVGYAIPDEWYERILAIKENVPNIDKAIISVHCHNDLGLATANSLMAVKAGARQVECTINGIGERAGNAAMEEIVMAIKVRSDQFPVYTDIDTTQIYRTSQLVSRLTGMMIARNKPIVGENAFAHESGIHQHGVLAKRETYEIMKPEDIGLKESKIVLGKHSGRHAFKKKLEEMGIKLSEEQIEKAFTKFKELASRKKEIYDVDIELIVEGLEGEREKIFDLVYNQAVSGKGIIPSATVKVKTLEGEKLGLAVGNGPVDATYKAIKNALGLEDKIVLKDFKIRALTAGTDALAEVYLTIEGEGIRVSGRGVDADIVRASALAFLEALDRLERRKQKSC